CTGGGACCGACATGGCCATAGCCACCGGGCTGCGACAGGGCTTGCAAAAGCGGCTCAATCTGTTCATACGCAGCCCTTTCGCCGCCTGCCATAGTGCAATAGCCATTATCAAGTCCTAGTACACCACCGCTAGTGCCAACATCTACCAGTGGCACACCATAGGTAGCGCACCGCTCGGCGTGACGGCGAGTATCACGAAAATCGGAGTTGCCGCCATCAATGATGATGCTGCCCGGCTGCAACGTCGGCAGCAGCCGCTCCAGCTCATCGGTCACGCGGGAGGCTGGAATCATCAGCCAGATGACCGCTGGTACTGGCAGCAGGGCGGCCAGCTCAGTGGAATCGCCGGCAGCAGTAGCACCATAGGACACGGCCGTATCGATATTTTCCTGGTGATGGTCGGTCACTACCACCTCATGCCCGGCCGCGAGCAGCCGCCGCACCATCGGCAGCCCCATCTTGCCCAGACCCACGAATCCTATTTTCATGCCGCTTCCTCACTCCGCTCCGTCTGATCGGTGAAAATGACTACCCGCCCGGCCGCCTTCAGCGCCTGTGCCGGCTGCTGTTCCACCGTCAGCTCCTCATGGAACTCCTGTAGCGCGGGCAACTTTTCTTCGCCTACCGCGTAGGCCACCGCCAGGTCCAGCTTGGCAATCGCAGGCGCGGTGATGGTGATGCGCTGGTAATCCGGCCCCTGGAAGCCCGCCACCAGCCGTTCACTCTGCAGCGCTTCGCTGCCAGGCAGCAACCCGGCGGTATGGCCGTCGGCACCGATGCCGAACAGCCCGACGCTGAACTCTGACTCGCGCAGCGCCACCTCGACCATCTGGCTGTACTTTTCAATTATCGTTGCAAAATCGTCATCGCCAAGCATCGGATAACAGACGAACTTTTCCGCCATGAAACCGGCTTCGCGCAGCTTACGCCAATTGGCATCGGGGTGGTCCGGCAGCCCATAGCGCTCGTCCACCTGCAGCACCAGCAGCTTCTGTGAGGCGGGCAGGCGCGTCGATGCCCTGGCCGCCAGCGTTGCCGCCGAGCCGCCGGATACGAACCATACTACCCGCTTGCCTGCCGCAAGCGCTCCTCCGATTTCTCCAACCAGCCGGTCTACAGCCAGTTTTGCCGGCGTGACGGCAACGAATTCAATCCTGTCGATGGCAGTCCCCTCCATATTCCTCCCCATTATAGTGCGGGGCGGCAGGAGACACCACTGCTCACGCTTACTTTTGGCTGCACAGCTGGGCTAAGTTGCCGTGATAGGCCATGGGTGCGGCCGCCTCGGAACAGATCTTAGGTGGAGCAGCCACCGCACTCCGGGCCTGTTTCTGCTGGCCGAACAGGCGGGCACCAAAAGCGCCCCACGGACTATCCGCCTCTGCCGAATCAGTCACTACTTCAAACTCGCCCCACTGCAGCTCGGCAGCCTTGGCCAGTTCGTTGTAGGCCTGCTCGCGGCTGGCAACGCCATCGATAAGCTTGCGGCGCAGCGCGCCTTCCTCGCCGTACAGATGCGCGCCGATGCCGTTCCTGATTTCGTCCTCGCTTATCTTGCGCCCCTCGGCGACATGCTTCACAAACAGATTGTAGTTATCGTTGACGCTTTCCTGAAAAATCGATAGCTCCTTCTCGCTCAGACGGCGGAAGGGGTTGCCGGCGTCCTTGCCCTCGCCCGCGGTAATATACATCTCCTCGATGCCGCCCTGCGTCACCACGCCGCCGCCCAGCAGGCCGCCATCGATGGCAGTCGGGTTGTTGTAGTACGTGAACGGCCCGAAGATGACGCCGATGCTGCCGATACCGGTGCCGGCATCCGCCAGTATCTTATCCGTGCCAGCCGCCGCCCAGTAGGCACCAGAGGCGGCATACCCTTGTACGTGCGCATAGACCGGGTTGCCGGTGCGGTCGCGGTACTGCTTGATGCCATCGCTGATGGCCTTTGAGCCGAAGATAGTGCCGCCAGGCGAATCGATTTCCAGGATGACACCGTCATAACCCTCATTGACCGCTTCCAGCAGGCGGGCTTTGACATCGTAGCCATACACGGCTTCCGGCGCACCAAAGAGCGAGCCCAGGCTGTCTGACGGGTCGCTCGACCCCTCGATGGGACCCTTGAGCTTGATGGACAGCAACTGATGGGACGCTCCAGGCTCGCCATAAACAGAGTTGAGATAGCCCCCACCGGCAGCACCCGCCCCGCCCGCCGCCATGGCCCCCAGGATGATGAAGCCGATGATCATGCCGAAGAAGGCCAGTCCGGACCAGAAGCTGATGGCCAGCGTGGCCACCGATGAGACCACCGCCGTGCTTGAAGCCAACTTGAGCTGCTTGATGAAAAAGGATTCGTGCTTGTGGGGCTGCGGTTGCGGCACTGCGGGCGGGTGGGGCTGTGACTGTGTGCGTTCGCCCGTCTGCCTGCCGGCATGTCCGCCGCGTCCGTTTATTGGTGAGTCCATGGCTGTTCCCCTATCTTTTTTGTTGCGTCGATGTTTCCCCTCATTATATACTAGCCGGCTGATTTTGCGCACTGGCGTCAGTGCCGCGCTTGGAGTACACTCGAAGTGAAACAGTCATGAAAACAAATATCCACCGCCCCGCCGGCCCCCGCACCATCATCCTGCTGATCATCTTTGTGGCGCTCGCCATCGCTGCCGCCCTGCTGTATACGCTGCAGGCAAGCGCCCAAGCCCGTGAGCGCGATGCCAAGCGTCTCAGCGACCTGAAGGTCATGCGCGGCGTCGTCGAACGCTACAATGATATCAACGGCAGCTATCCCTTGCCCTCCAACGGCAGCGGCACCTGGTCCGGCCACTGCCCGGATTATGGCGACAACGACGAGTTCATTACGAAAGTAGCGCCCGACTACATCGTCGAGCTGCCCAAAGACCCGCGCTTCGACACCGGCAGCCAGTGCTACCTCTATAATTCCAATGGCACCGACTACATGATAGTGGCCAACCGGGCCATGGAAAGCGCCTGCGGCAGTGACCTCGGCGACCCTTGCAACAGCGACGAGCTGCAGGCCTTCGACCGCCCCAACGACCACAGCCCCAGCGCCGCAGTGTACAGCCCCGGTGCCCGCGACTGGTAGTAATTTTTACCCATTTGCTTTGCAATAACGAGCTATAGATTTTATAGTTACAAGTGTCAGCAGTTCCTCTGCAGAACGGATGATGGATTGATGAGCTACACCTCGTCAGACGTCCACTACGGCACGAAGATCAACAAGGCGGCCTGCCTGGGTGGCGCCCGGACCGATGCCATGTTCGACGTCGCCGCCGAGCGGTTGCTCGAACTGGCCGGCTGGACCGTCGACGGCCTCGACCGCTTGGCCTGCCCGACAGACGCCAACGAATGGGACGTCATGGGCATGGTCGAGCACCAGCGCCGCCGCCGACAGGTCACCAACTTTCCCAACAGCTCCTTCCTGCGCTCACGGGCGAAGGATTTCATGCCAGGGGAAACAGACCTGAAGGTCCTGGTAGCTGCTGCCTTCCACGAGGCAAAACGCCGGGCCAGGGCCATCCTGGACGCGCGGGCTGCCCGCAAGCAGGAAGACCTGGCCGCCTCCGCATGAGCAGCCGGGGGAGCGTGCCATCCCCCCGGCGCCGGCCTCGGCCGGCAACCAGCGCCCCGGAAGCCCGGCGCATTATAAATAGGGCTTCTTTTACCGCGGCGGGCTTTGTGGCGAACCTCAGTAATCGACTTGGCAACCCACCCCATAACCTGTTATAATCACCGCTGTTGCACGGATACGCATCCGGACGACATATGGCAGCGTAGCTCAGCTGGTTAGAGCGCAGGACTCATAAGCCTGAGGTCACAAGTTCAAGCCTTGTCGCTGCTACCATATTAGAAATTTAGCCTCTTCGGAGGCTATTCTATTTTATTGTGAAAGGCGTATGACATGGGTATGGCCAAAAAAGCAGATGTGAATGATTTGGCAGAGCTGTCCGAACCTTTGATTGACGATGCGGGCAAAAAGTTATTGGAGCGATTTGTTGGCCAGTCATTGTCCGAGCTGGTTCAAGAAATACCTTTGGCCAAATTAGGGCTAGTTGTTGGAAAACTATTTGAAAGTGCACGGGAGTATCACCGTACAAAAAATCTTGTCGCGTTCTTATCCGCTTTTGAAAACGGTGACAAAGCTATGGATGAGTTTGATAAGCTGCAAGAACATACGAAACAATCCTTAAGAGGGCTGGTACTTTCACAGCTAGACCTGCACAGCGACGAAACCCAGGCGAAGGCGCTTGGGTTGACGGTGGACGCGTACCTAACAAGAAAAATCGATAGGGAAACTTTTACCGGTATTGTTGCGGAATTGAAAAGCACAAATCCTTTACTTTATTCAGCTCAAACTGCTCCAATTTATATATATCAAGATGACTTAAATAAAAGCATTTTAATCGCAAGAGGCCCTACATATTTACTGCCGGCGGCCTTTGGATACAACACGACGAGCGGCGGCGGGACATGGGGGTCTTCGGCAACCAACAAGTTTGTGCTTACCAAGTTGGGAGTAGGCTTTATAAAGCATGTCTATGGTCCTTATTTCAACGGCATCGCGTCAGATGACTGAGTATTGACGGGCAACCGAAACGCCCAAGAGTCCACAATATTTGGCATAGGCACGCGTCGCATGTAAAAATTAAATATAATTGTACTTTTCATATTTTTGTGGTATAATAGATTAGATACCCGTTAGCAACATAGTAACCAGACTCCCGAAAGGATCAACAATGCCCGCTCCCCGCAGGAAAGCCAACTTTTTCGAGACAGTCGAGGGGGCGCGCATTGAAGAGATTCTGCGTTCGCTTGACTCCGACATCAACTTCAGCACGCCAGCCACTTACAGTGCCGATGGTGAACACTACCCCGACCACCTCATTCCCTTCGTCGATAAGCATCTCAATTACTTGAAGACGCACCCGACGACGGACCCGGAGCAGTATATTGCTAATCTGCGTCTGAAGACGCGCGTGCGGCGCTAAAAGCAAAACGGGCGAAAAGTATCGCCCGTTTTTAATGGGTAACGGTAGGTTAGTTAGCTTTGCCGTTGGCTACGTAACTGACACAATCCCCCTGATTCTTGAATGCCACCCCGGTAAACGTCTTCCACCCACCGTTCTTGCAAGCGTCCTTGCTGTCCGGGAAGGTCGGGCACGGCGTGGTCTGCGTCTGGTTCTGGACGACGGCATTGTCGTTATTCTTGCTGATCTGGCGCACTACCTCACAGGGGTAATTATTAGCCGAATTGTTCTGGCTGATAAAGACGATGTCGAGCACATTGGTGCCGAACGTATTGCCATCAAACGTCAGGTTCGTGTCGGAGACGATGACGAAGCCGCGCGTCTCGTTGACGTAGTTGTTGTTAATCTGACCGCTCGTAGCATTGTTGATATAGGCCGGCTGGCGCAGGTTGTTGAAGGTGTTGCCGGTCAAGTTCAGGCCGGTCAGGCTACCGCCGACTTCCAGGGCGCGTGAAACATGGTCGTTAGCCGCGATGGTGTACTGTCCGCTGAAATCGTTGTTAGAAATAGTCACATCATTCGCCAGGACACCGATGATGTTCTGGTTTGCCTTGTCTGTCTTGACGATGTTCAGGTTATCGATGACCGTTCCAGGTGCCGTGACGTTAAAAAGATAACCCGACCCGCTGGTCGAGATGGTTGCCGAACCGTCACCCTTGATGGTCAGCTGCTTATCGACGTTGATGGTGCTGGCAATGGCACAGTCACCCGTGACGTTCAGCGTGTCGCCGGGGCTGGCCGCCGCCACAGCCGCTGGCAGGTCTGAACAATTGACACTCGTGGTCGCCGCCGATACCGCCCCACTAAAGACGAGCGGTGCCGCCAACAAGGACAGGACACCGCTGATTACTTTGATATTCCAGATATTCTTTCGCATACGCGCCCCTCCGTTTATTGCAGGGAGCTATTATATTCTCCTTGCCAGGACGGGATGTAATGCATATTACAGCAAAGTAGGAAGTGATTAGGTATGACTCTTGCGCCACTGCGCTTTGCGCGCCACATACCCCTCATCCATCCTTGCCCGATCATAATACTCCTTGAATATCCTCGCCGACTCCGCCTTGACCGACGCCTCCGACCCCGGATCCTGTGCAATCACCTTCCCGTCGGCATCATACTTATTCCCCGAAGCGTGATTGGCGTACCGCCGCGACCGCGTCCAGCCCATCTGCAAAAACTTGCGGGCCATGTCCATGCCCACGAAGTCGTCGTCGCGGCCGTATTGCAGGAACATTTCATATATTTTAGTGGCAGACTTCCGGGCCACCTCCGGCGTGGCAAACCGCCAATGCGGCAATATTTCTGATTTATACGGCTCGGCCATCAGCACGCCCTGCTCACCGCGCCCGATGACGTAGCGCTCCGGGTGTTGGCGGAAATCCGTTGAGCGGTAGACATCGGCATAACTGGTATCAGCGGACTGTTTCATGCACAACAGTATGGGCTGCGGCACAGCACTTGGCTATGACATATCTCACCCCGTCACACAAGGCGGCTTGCTACTACGCAATAATTAAAATAGTCTGAATTATTGCGCCTTACGTGTAGCAAATCTCACAGAAGTCCGCCGAGCGCCTCCATATAATGAGAATTACATTAAAAGGAGGCAAAGATTATGGCCGATAGAGACGACGATCGATATGACAGATACGACAGAAATGAGAGCACCCTGCACCACCTCCGCCGTGACATCCGCGATGCACACACCGGCTCCCAGCTCGCCCGCCTATTGTCCGCCTTGGCGCTGATTGCTTCTGTGATTTCCCTGGCCCTGGCTGGATATGCCGTGAACAAAGCCGGCGAAGCCCAAAGTACCGCCAACCGTGCCGTAGAGATTTCCCGCGACGCCCTCGCCCGGTAGGGCCTTCCCGCACCTTCCCCACCACCATTCCCCATCCCATCTTGAAAGAGCGGACCGTGTGTCCGCTCTCTTATTTTTACGCCCGCCGCCCCTGATTTGACACTGCCACGCTACAGCGCGTATAGTGGACGTAGCGAAAGCATAAAAACAAACACATGTTAGACATCTACTCCGGTAACGGGTCCCTCCTCTATTTGGTGGTCATCGCCGGGTTGTTGCATGCCTGCCTGCAACTGCCGCTGGCCACACTGGTCCAGGTCGCCACTCACGCGCTTGGCCGGCGCAAGCATGAACATGTGGGCGTGCTCAGTTTCCTTGTCGTCTTTGGCTACATGGCCGCCATCGTTTCCATGGTGCTTATCTCGGCCGTCCTGCTCATTACCGTCCTGAACAGCACCAACGCCCACCAGATTACCGGCATCATTACCGCCGTCGCCGGCCTCGCCATCATGACCACCTACTTCCGCGAGGGCAGCGGTGCTGCCCTCTGGCTGCCGCGCCGGTTCGCCCATACGCTCTACGCCTTCAGCGAAAAGCCCACCACCACCGAATCGTACGGCCACGCCGCCATGGCCGGCTTCACCGCTGGCTGGTTTGAGGCGATCTTCGCCTTTCCGCTCGTCCTGAGCACTACCGTTCTGGCCTTCTCGCCTGGCGCGCCCGACCCGCAGATCAGCCTCCTCTACTACTGCCTGGCCGCCAGCGTTATCATGCTCATCGCCGCCATCGCGCTGGCCAGCAATGCCAGCCCCACCACGCTGCTCCGCTGGCGCGCCGCCAACAAGCGCTTCTGGCAGCTCTTCACCGGTATGGCCTTCCTGCTCTTCGGCCTCTACGTCACCTCTGGCCAGTACGCCGTCATGACCGTCCAGACTCTGGAGGCACTCTAGGTGACCCGCGCCACCGTTATCGTCAAACGCCTGCCCGGCCACCGCGAGCCATACGACGAGCGCAAGTTATACGCCAGCATCTACGCCAGCTGCCTGGCCGTGCGCGCACCCGTAGGTTCCGCCGAAATCACCGCCGAGCGCATCTGCAGCCTGCTCAAAGACTGGCTGGCAGAGAGGCACGAGGTGACCGCCGCCGACATCCGCCGCGTCGCCGCCGACCACCTGACCGTCTACCACCCCGACGCCGCCTACCTCTATAAACATCACCGCCTCACCATCTAACACGCTAAGACGACCCAAAGGAGACCCCATGGCCCGACCCCACTACGACTACGACCTGATTGTCATCGGCAGCGGTGCCGGCGGCAGCGTCGCCGCCACCATCGCCAACGCCGCCGGTAAACGCGTGGCCATGGTCGAAGCCGGCACGCTTGGTGGCGAATGCCCCAACTGGGGCTGCATTCCCACCAAGGCCATGATCCACATCGCCGATATCTACGCCCAGGCCAAAGACGCCGCCCAATACGGCCTGCGCAGCGGCGCCATGGGTTACAACTACCCCAGCATCCGCGCCTGGAAAGACACCGTCGTCCGCCGCACCGGCGCCGCCAGCAGCCAGAGCTACTACGAAGGCCTCGGCATCGACATCGTCCGCGGCCAGGCCCATTTCCTCGGCAAAAATGAAATTTCTGTGAACCGCACCCACTACACCGCAGAGCATTTCGTCGTGGCCAGCGGCACCCGCACCTTCGTGCCGGATATCCAGGGCTTGCAGGAAACCGGCTACCTCACCAATAAGGAAGCGCTGGAACTCAACCGCCCGCCCAAGACTCTGGCTATTATCGGCGGCGGTGCAATCGGTGTAGAGTTTGCACAGCTCTTCGCCACCTTCGGCACAAAAGTACACATCATCGATATTTCCCCACGCCTGCTGCCCAATGAGGACGGCGAGATCAGTGCCCTCATCGAGCGCGTCTTCAAGCGCAAATACGGCATGCAGCTGACCATGAACGCCCGCGTCACCATGGTGGAGAAAGAGGGCCTCGGCAAGCGCGTCACCTACGAGGTGGGCGGCGAGACCCACTCTTTTAAGACCGACGAAGTCATGGTCGCCACCGGCAAACTGGCCATGACCGACTTCGGCCTGGAAAACGCTGGCATCGAATACGCCCCGCGCAACATATTCGTCAACGAACACCTGCGCACCAGCACGCCCAACATCTACGGCGTCGGCGACGTGGTAGGGCCGTACATGTTCACCCACATGGCTATTTACCAGGGGAAGATTGCGGCGCATAACATCCTCCACCCAAAGAAGCCCATCGCCACCGACTACCGCGCCGTACCGCGCTGCATCTTCATCACGCCTGAGGTTGCCAGCGTCGGCATGACAGAAGAAGAATGCATCAAGCGGGCGTTTGATTATAAGAAGGCGCTAGCACCGCTCAGCATCATCTCTCGCGCCAACATTGAGAATAATAGTGATGGGTTCGTGAAGGTGCTTACCGATAACAAGGGTGTGCTGATTGGGGCGAGTATTGCGGCGCCGCATGCGGGGGAGATGATTCATGAGCTTGCCCTGGCGGTGCAGTTGGGGCTTAAGGCTAGTGATGTGGCGGGGGTGATTCATGCGTATCCTACGTGGAGTGAGGCGGTGCGGGTTGCCTGCGCCAAAATCCAAGCGTAATCTCAATAGCCATACACCCTGTTTTGTTATATAACTATATAAATGACTTCCCATACACAAAAACCGCTAGCCGCTCAGGTCTATGATGAGCTTAAGCATCTCCTAGCTAAAGAGACCTCTCCCTATCTCGCCGCCGATCGTTTCGTCCTGCAAAAAGATGCCTTTGTCCGCCTTAGCGATGATGATATCGAGAGCGACGGCCCCTTCCTCAGCTACGCCTATAACCAGATGACCGGCGACGAAGCCCTCGACTTCGCCCTCTACCTACTGCGTGACTTCTTCGTCTTTGAAATCGGCCCGTCCACATACTCCATGACCTACGAAATATTCGGCCACGACTCCATGAAGGTTGAGGCGATGACCGACGAAGAACTACTCGATGTCGAGCCTTCGGCCATCGCCGCCAACATCCTCCTGACTATCAAGATGCTGCTCAACGGTCAGCTGGCTGTCGGCTGCACCTGGCGCGACGGTGAGCTCCTGGCAAGCGAACTATTCCTGCTAGGCCTCAAGAGCCGCCCTGTCACCCTGGCAGTTAGCAACAATTTCAGCCTGACGCGCCGTGCCGGCCTGGATTATAGCGTCAAGCAGAATCACCTGTTGGATGAGCGCGTCAAGGTCACGCAGGCATATCCGCTGTTGCCCGATACTATCGGCGGCACGCGGGCCTTCCCAGGGCGTGAAGTTGATTCAATTGAAGGCCTGGAGCCGCTCTCCAGGAAACAGCTCGAAGAACTTGAGGTAGCCACCGGCGTCAAACAGCTGACCGGCGACGAAAAGCCCAGGAACTTTTGGAAGTTCTACTATACGTCGATTGAATTTTGGATCATCAGCATCATTGTCATCAGCCCAATGTTGTACCTCCGCCTCTCACCCGACACACCGGAGATATTTAAATCAGTATTCGCACATGCCGTGATGCTGATGATTGCCTGGTCGGTCATCCCGTTTGGCACAGGCCTGGCCATAAGTTGGCGGCGGAGTTTGCAGCATAAACGGGAGGTGGCAGGACGGCGAAAGGATCAGGGCAACTAGCCCATCCGTCCTACTCAGCAGCATCGTCAGAATATTCCTTAATGTTTACCTTTTCGCCCTCAAAATCCACCAGCATACTAGCACGGTAACCGGGCACATCCTCGCCCGGCCAAACATGTACAGACCACATCGGCTCACCCATATACTCGGTATAGCTGGCAATTGCACTCAAGTTATCGCAAGCATCCACTTCGTATCTAGCTTTGATACATTGTTTCTTAGCATAGTCCAGTCCCTTGGCTGCGGCTAAACTTTCCATTCTTTGCATCTGTACTTCGTGTGCACGCAGCAATATAACGATGCCTGCAGCCACTAACACCACTACTGATATGAGGCTTGTAGCGAATTTAATTGCCCAGGATGTTTGCCGTAACTTGTTGATAGTACTCTTCATTTTAGCCTTAAGGCTGCTCGCTTAATGACATGCTCAAGTTAATTCGGCATGACCATCTTTATACAATTTCCTATGGGTAAAGTTGCCGTTATCATACCTGTTTCTAACTATAAAGTTCTTGTCCTCCAGTTTGATGGGGCAACTTTTCTGCAGCTCACGCCTACATGCTTCAAATGTTTCTAAATCCTTTGACTCGGGCAGCTCCAGCGTAAGAAACATGCCGTTACTTGATGACGACAGCCTTGCCAGGAAGGCCGAGCTGTCGTCGCCATGGTCGAGCACCCCGTTCAGCCGGAAATCCACAGAAACCGATAATCGCACCACGGGTCGTGGCTGCAGCTCCTTAGGTATCGCAAGCGCATCGAGATAACCGACCGCCTCTTCAGCCCTGGCGCCATTGATATTCCACTCAAGCGTTCTACCGTACGTCAGCCACGGCAATGGAACCAAGTGATTATTCTCGTTTTTATCTGCTTTACCAAAATCGTTTTCCAGCCTCTTGCGGAGTAATTTAGCAAGAGAATCTTCGCGCCGGCTATAAGCAAAACATTCATACTCCAGCGTTATTGACCGTTCCTTAACTTCGGCAACATTTTGCTCTAAGAATCTTTGGA
This window of the Candidatus Saccharibacteria bacterium genome carries:
- the gnd gene encoding decarboxylating 6-phosphogluconate dehydrogenase; this translates as MKIGFVGLGKMGLPMVRRLLAAGHEVVVTDHHQENIDTAVSYGATAAGDSTELAALLPVPAVIWLMIPASRVTDELERLLPTLQPGSIIIDGGNSDFRDTRRHAERCATYGVPLVDVGTSGGVLGLDNGYCTMAGGERAAYEQIEPLLQALSQPGGYGHVGPSGAGHYVKMVHNGIEYGLMQAYAEGFRLLKEGKDYPEVDVAAVAELWQHGSIVQSGLNAIIAAVLKQNPELQGIDGFVAESGEGRWTVETAMAQAIETPVLAASLAVRLASRQGGVNYGTKLLAATRNGFGGHAINAINKENPHA
- a CDS encoding 6-phosphogluconolactonase, with amino-acid sequence MEGTAIDRIEFVAVTPAKLAVDRLVGEIGGALAAGKRVVWFVSGGSAATLAARASTRLPASQKLLVLQVDERYGLPDHPDANWRKLREAGFMAEKFVCYPMLGDDDFATIIEKYSQMVEVALRESEFSVGLFGIGADGHTAGLLPGSEALQSERLVAGFQGPDYQRITITAPAIAKLDLAVAYAVGEEKLPALQEFHEELTVEQQPAQALKAAGRVVIFTDQTERSEEAA
- a CDS encoding S49 family peptidase, which gives rise to MDSPINGRGGHAGRQTGERTQSQPHPPAVPQPQPHKHESFFIKQLKLASSTAVVSSVATLAISFWSGLAFFGMIIGFIILGAMAAGGAGAAGGGYLNSVYGEPGASHQLLSIKLKGPIEGSSDPSDSLGSLFGAPEAVYGYDVKARLLEAVNEGYDGVILEIDSPGGTIFGSKAISDGIKQYRDRTGNPVYAHVQGYAASGAYWAAAGTDKILADAGTGIGSIGVIFGPFTYYNNPTAIDGGLLGGGVVTQGGIEEMYITAGEGKDAGNPFRRLSEKELSIFQESVNDNYNLFVKHVAEGRKISEDEIRNGIGAHLYGEEGALRRKLIDGVASREQAYNELAKAAELQWGEFEVVTDSAEADSPWGAFGARLFGQQKQARSAVAAPPKICSEAAAPMAYHGNLAQLCSQK
- a CDS encoding DUF4385 domain-containing protein; the encoded protein is MKQSADTSYADVYRSTDFRQHPERYVIGRGEQGVLMAEPYKSEILPHWRFATPEVARKSATKIYEMFLQYGRDDDFVGMDMARKFLQMGWTRSRRYANHASGNKYDADGKVIAQDPGSEASVKAESARIFKEYYDRARMDEGYVARKAQWRKSHT
- a CDS encoding NAD(P)/FAD-dependent oxidoreductase, whose protein sequence is MARPHYDYDLIVIGSGAGGSVAATIANAAGKRVAMVEAGTLGGECPNWGCIPTKAMIHIADIYAQAKDAAQYGLRSGAMGYNYPSIRAWKDTVVRRTGAASSQSYYEGLGIDIVRGQAHFLGKNEISVNRTHYTAEHFVVASGTRTFVPDIQGLQETGYLTNKEALELNRPPKTLAIIGGGAIGVEFAQLFATFGTKVHIIDISPRLLPNEDGEISALIERVFKRKYGMQLTMNARVTMVEKEGLGKRVTYEVGGETHSFKTDEVMVATGKLAMTDFGLENAGIEYAPRNIFVNEHLRTSTPNIYGVGDVVGPYMFTHMAIYQGKIAAHNILHPKKPIATDYRAVPRCIFITPEVASVGMTEEECIKRAFDYKKALAPLSIISRANIENNSDGFVKVLTDNKGVLIGASIAAPHAGEMIHELALAVQLGLKASDVAGVIHAYPTWSEAVRVACAKIQA